The window ATGATCTAAACTGAGATTCAGGCTGAAGTTCTGCAAAGTCCCTTCCAGATTGAATCCAAAACGGCTTGTAGGCATATTAGGCATATAATCACCATCACTCCATTTCCTTATGGAGCTGTCGGCAACACTTATGTTTTTTACCAAATCATAATATCCGCCTATCTCCCACTTTCCTATTTTTCCAAAATCTGCTTTATAAGAGGCTTCTGCTTCAATGCCGTTGATTTCTGTATCATCGGAACGCCATTCTTTTACAAGGAAAACTTCTCTGGAAATTCCGGTGTGGGCAAGGTAAATATAATTTTTATAAGAAGTATGATACCAGTTGGCCGATACGCGGAGGTTCTTCAGGTTTAGGCCTCCTCCTATTTCTACCGTATTGGCAGTCTCTTTATCCAGTTTGTCATCACCATTTTCTTCGGTAAGAATAGCAAAATGATTGTTTCCTGAATACAGTTCATTCACTTCTGGTGCTCTTTCGGAATGGTTGTATTGTACTTTTAGATACCCTTTTTTAAAGATATTCCATTGAGCAGAACTGTGGAATTGATGAAGCGTAAAGTCTCTGTCACTGAGTTTTCCCCCGGAAAGCCCCCGGCTTCTGACATACTTATTATCTGCTTCTGCCCTTCGTTGTACGTGATCGTTTCTATATCCAAGATCCAGCTGAATACTATTAAAATCAAGATGTTGCATCGTAAAGACTCCAATTTCGCGACTTATATTGTTGGGTAAATATCTCTGGCCACCACTTCCTTCCATATCTCTGTATTGAATTTCAAGACCTGTAGTTCCCGTAAGAAATTTTAATTTCTGTTGTGCGATTTCCAGCCGTCCATTGTGCTGGTTCACAGCAAACTGATTGGCACGGTAACGGTCCAGAAGTTCTGCGTTTTTTGAGAATACACCCATATAATTCAGTTTTATGCTTGAAATTGGAGAATTTGTAAACTTGTAGCCGGCTTCAAACATGGCTTTATGAGATAAGCTTCTGATATTGATCGGAAGATACTCTATTTTTTGCTGTGGCTTTCCATGAGTATGTTTTGGGATTTTAGGGATTGCATAGCCAGGAACACCAAAATATGAATAAGAATTCTGATAAGCTCCTCCTGCATACAATGATTTCCCTATATAACTGGTTCCTACATAAAATGAATTACTTTCCGAATGACTATTGGGAATAACTCCATCTTTTGTCTCTACATAATCTTTGATTCCGTTTACTTCACTTTTGTAATGATCTGTAGAAGGATCCTGGCCGGGAATATACAGGTCGTTCTTTGGATTAGGATAAGTTTTACCGTCTGCAGGATTATAATAGGTGGGACTGAATGTATAAAGATCATCTTCAGACAGCTCATAGTCTATCATATGATCTTTAGCGAACTGGCTGATGTAGGGGAAAAGGCTCTTGTTGAGTACCCGTCTTGAATTTACATTTATCTGGCACAATGACTGCAAAATACTGTTGAAGCCTACCAGATTGGGATCATAACATCTGCTGTCTTTTGATTTTCCGGGAATTCTAACTATTTCCTGCTTCTGATTGGATGCTCCTATAGTCCACACCCAGTTTTTAGCAATGATACCTTTAGCAGAAAAGGCTTGTTTCTGCCCACTATTGCTTCCACCTTCCAAAAGTCCTCTGAGATTTATCTTTTTATCCGGTAATTGTCTGGCAATATAATCTGTTTCAATATCTATCGCTCCTCCAATAGCTTTTCCTCCATATAAAACCGATGCAGAGTTTTTGTAAATAGTAATATTTTGAACAGCATTCATCTCTATATCAGTATTAAAATCCGGGCTTATTCCGGAAAGATCATTAACTGCAGTACCATTTTCCAATATTTTTACGCGGTTTCCACTTAGACTTCGAATAACGGGAGCTCCAGCATTAGGACCATATCCGGAGTTCTGTATGCCGGGGATTTTGCTTAATGTTTCTCCTAATGTATTGGTTTGAATAAAATCTAGTTTTTTTCTTGAAATATTGACAGAGTTATAATTTGTTTTTCCCTGTACCTGAACAGGTTCTATATCCTTTACATTTTTTTTTTCATGGTTAATTTTCTGAGCTTTCAGAATGGAGGGTGAATAAATTAGCGAGCTTCCCAACAAAAAATAAAAGGTCCTTTTCATGTGCATATACTTTAATGATCCGGCAAAGCTAGACAATTAAATTCATTAACGCAACATAGTTGCTTTAATTAGTTTTTATAGTAAAGAACATAAGACGAATCTAAATAATTAATTTAAAGTATTTTAAATTGTATTTTATTTTCTGTATGGATATAAAAAAATCCGCTCTGAAAAGAGCGGAATGATTTTTAATGTCTATTCTTACTGATTAGCAAGTAGAACCACACTCAAGTAATTTGATGTGGATTACACCATTTACAACACATTGTGTTTGGCATAATGCGTTAGTTACGACAGTGCTTACACCACCAACTACACCACCAACAGTAGATCCTACGCCAGTAACTACACCACCAACGATAGTACCTACTCCGCCTACTACTCCACCAACTACACCTCCTAGTCCACCTAGTAAAGTACCAATTGGATCTAGTAATCCATTACCTGAAATAGCTTTTAACTCGTTTCTGTCTAATTTTTTTAAGTTTTTCATAACTATAATTTTATATGATTATTACATCACGAATATATGAATAATAATATTACAATTGCAAATTATTTTCAATAAATTAACTATATCTTTTTATTATTTAATATTTCATTAATATAAGTGTATTTTAGTGAAAATATGATTTTCACTTATATGTGATTGATTTACTAAATGTTAAAAATAATAACTCAATTTGTGAAATTTAGAGTTATTATTTTTGTACTAAATTATATTTATTAATGATTATTGTTGAAACTATGTAGAGCCTTCTAAATTTGTTCAGAAATCAATTTTTAACGTGCTAAAATTGACTGTTCAGGTATGAAAATTTCTTCGTTTTAGTAAAAATGGAGACTTGATCAGTCAAATTTCATTATATCTTATAGGAAAACCTGCTTCGGTGGTTGGTAGCGCATTCAAATTTTGTATTTTTGCTCACATACTTTTATCAATGTCAATTTTTTCAAATAATATACGCTTCTTAAGAGCCAAGAGAAAGCTCTCTCAACAAAATGTAGCCGATGAACTGATGATCTCCAGAGTCCGGTATTCAAAATATGAGAACGGAATATCTGAACCTCCTATCGAACTTCTTATAAAAATTTCTAAATATTTTCATGTAAGCATTGATCTTATGCTGTCCGTAGATATCCAGAAGTACCCTATGGATGATATGCTGAAACTGCCGGACAACAGAATTGTTCTTCCGGTAGCGGTAGATACCCATGGAAATGATACGATAGAGATTATCCCCCAAAAAGCTTCTATGGGATATCTTGAAGGTTACAGTGATGTAGATTATATTGAGAGCCTTCAGCGTATTGCTCTTCCCTTTCTTACTAATGGAAAATACAGGGCATTCCCTGCAGATGGAGATTCTATGCCTCCATTCAGAAACGGTTCCTATATTGTAGGAAAATATGTGGAAGGAATCAATGATTTGAAACAGGGGAAAACCTATGTTTTTGTAACGCTGAATGACGGGATTACCTATAAACGTTTTAAGGAAAGAAAAGAAAACTCAATCTGTGTAAGCGCTGATAACTCTTTTTATGAGCCTTATGAAATTCCGTTTGAAGAAGTTGTAGAAATCTGGCAGTATGCTTCAGGAATTTTTCCGGAAGATTTCGAGCCTGGTGACTATGAAAGTTATAATTTTAAAGAAATGTTCCGTGAGCTGAGACAGGATATCAGAGATCTTGATAAAAAGGTTTCCGGCCGCCGCAGAAAACAGTCTTAATATTACATTATAATATGCTCCTGATTTTATAAGTCAGGAGAATATTATAATATATCTGATCTTGCTGTTTGAGATATTCTTAAAATCCCAAAGGTTACTTACAACCAAAAAATTGAGGTATCATATGCCCTCTTGTTATATCGGAGATCGAAAAAGTAGCAATGGGTATTATGAAAATAAAAAGTACCATATCTAAATAATATGGTACTTATATTTGAAACCATTAATAAATCGAACTCATTGATTATTATTGGTTTCTTTTGAATTGAACTGTATTTTAGTGTTTTATGAGGCTGCTGTTATGTTGTGCTTTGAAACGGCAAATGCTACAGCTGCATCTACATGAATCTGAATGGTATCAAATACCGGAACAGAGACATCTTCCTGTTTGATCAGAAGTGGAATTTCTGTACAGCCTAAAATAATCCCCTCTGCTCCACGGTCTGTAAGCTCCTGAATAATCTTAAGATAATTTTTTTTGGTTTCAGGATTAATAATGCCTCTGCTTAATTCATTTCTTAAAATATCCTCTATATAATCCCTGTCTTCACTTTTCTCAGGAATAAGAGGTTCCAGACCACTTTCAATTAGTTTATTCTTATAAAAATCAAGCTCCATCGTATAGCTTGTCCCTAATAAACCAATTTTTTTTAATCCTTTTCGTTTAACGGCATTGGCTGTAGCCGTTGTAATGTGGATGAGTGGTAATCCTATTTTCTCTTCAATCCTGTCGGCAACAATATGGGCTGTGTTGGCACAAAGTACAATAGCTTCTGCTCCTGACTTTTTTAAATTTTCGGCGGCATTATACAGAAGTTCAAAAGTCGCATCCCAGTCGTAATCTGCATTAAATTGCTGAAAATGGTTAAAGTTGACAGAATATATAATACATTCCACAAAATTCAATCCACCTAATTGCTGATTAATTCCTTCATTTAAAAGACGGTAGTAGTCTAAAGTAGAAGCCCAGCTGATGCCTCCTACCAATCCTAATTTTTTCATATTCTTCTTATTTTTTTGTTCAGTAAAAGTAGATATCTTTGTTATATTGTAACAGATACAAAAAACGAATATATTAGTATAACAGATGAAAGATTTTCAATACATAGCACTTGCAGATCAGTTTGAGATTTCCATCAATAACGGAACGTATCCCGTGGGGGCCAAACTTCCATCATTACGCAGTATCCGGCAACAATTGAAAATAAGTGTCGGGACTATTCTGAAAGCTTTCACTTTATTGGAAGATAAAGGTCTGGTAGCCGGAAAAGAAAGGTCGGGATTTATTGTGCTCCGAACCTCTGTTTCTTCTGTAAGTCTTCCAAAGCAGTCAGAAAATAGCACCCTTGCTCAAAAAATAGCGATTGGAAAAGTGTTACAGGAAGTATCATTTCCTGATTCGGAAAACAAATCTTATGTTTCATTTTTTAATGCTGTTTTACATCCGGATTTTCTACCTTTTAATGCTTTGCGGAGAAGTTTACAGCAGGCTTCCAGGGATTTAACAGGCCGGCATTTACAGTATGAGCCTGCTGTAGGAAATAGTCAGTTGAGAACCGAAATTGCTCAAAGGTCTTTCCTTTGGCAGGGTAATCTGTCGGCTGATGATGTGGTTATTACGAATGGTGCTTTGGAAGCAGTCAATCTATGTCTGCGAGCTGTAGCAAAAGCGGGTGATACTGTACTTGTGCAGTCCCCAATTTACCATGGTATATTGCAGACAATAGAAAGCCTTGATCTTAAAATAATCGAATTTTCCGGTTGTCCTTTGACCGGCATCAATATTCAGGAATTGGAAGAAATCTGCAGCAAACAAAGAATTTCTGCATGTCTTTTAATTTCAAATTTTAATAACCCAAATGGAATTACTTTAAATGATGAAAAGAAATCAGCAATAGCCGCTTTTGCTGAAAAAATGGA of the Chryseobacterium viscerum genome contains:
- a CDS encoding TonB-dependent receptor, which gives rise to MKRTFYFLLGSSLIYSPSILKAQKINHEKKNVKDIEPVQVQGKTNYNSVNISRKKLDFIQTNTLGETLSKIPGIQNSGYGPNAGAPVIRSLSGNRVKILENGTAVNDLSGISPDFNTDIEMNAVQNITIYKNSASVLYGGKAIGGAIDIETDYIARQLPDKKINLRGLLEGGSNSGQKQAFSAKGIIAKNWVWTIGASNQKQEIVRIPGKSKDSRCYDPNLVGFNSILQSLCQINVNSRRVLNKSLFPYISQFAKDHMIDYELSEDDLYTFSPTYYNPADGKTYPNPKNDLYIPGQDPSTDHYKSEVNGIKDYVETKDGVIPNSHSESNSFYVGTSYIGKSLYAGGAYQNSYSYFGVPGYAIPKIPKHTHGKPQQKIEYLPINIRSLSHKAMFEAGYKFTNSPISSIKLNYMGVFSKNAELLDRYRANQFAVNQHNGRLEIAQQKLKFLTGTTGLEIQYRDMEGSGGQRYLPNNISREIGVFTMQHLDFNSIQLDLGYRNDHVQRRAEADNKYVRSRGLSGGKLSDRDFTLHQFHSSAQWNIFKKGYLKVQYNHSERAPEVNELYSGNNHFAILTEENGDDKLDKETANTVEIGGGLNLKNLRVSANWYHTSYKNYIYLAHTGISREVFLVKEWRSDDTEINGIEAEASYKADFGKIGKWEIGGYYDLVKNISVADSSIRKWSDGDYMPNMPTSRFGFNLEGTLQNFSLNLSLDHYLQQKYLGKNINPELPMPAFSLLNARISYKDSSLGIGDLEYYIIGNNLLNSEARLQNSQLKFLSPLSGINISAGVKISI
- a CDS encoding bacteriocin-like protein, which produces MKNLKKLDRNELKAISGNGLLDPIGTLLGGLGGVVGGVVGGVGTIVGGVVTGVGSTVGGVVGGVSTVVTNALCQTQCVVNGVIHIKLLECGSTC
- a CDS encoding LexA family transcriptional regulator produces the protein MSIFSNNIRFLRAKRKLSQQNVADELMISRVRYSKYENGISEPPIELLIKISKYFHVSIDLMLSVDIQKYPMDDMLKLPDNRIVLPVAVDTHGNDTIEIIPQKASMGYLEGYSDVDYIESLQRIALPFLTNGKYRAFPADGDSMPPFRNGSYIVGKYVEGINDLKQGKTYVFVTLNDGITYKRFKERKENSICVSADNSFYEPYEIPFEEVVEIWQYASGIFPEDFEPGDYESYNFKEMFRELRQDIRDLDKKVSGRRRKQS
- a CDS encoding aspartate/glutamate racemase family protein, which produces MKKLGLVGGISWASTLDYYRLLNEGINQQLGGLNFVECIIYSVNFNHFQQFNADYDWDATFELLYNAAENLKKSGAEAIVLCANTAHIVADRIEEKIGLPLIHITTATANAVKRKGLKKIGLLGTSYTMELDFYKNKLIESGLEPLIPEKSEDRDYIEDILRNELSRGIINPETKKNYLKIIQELTDRGAEGIILGCTEIPLLIKQEDVSVPVFDTIQIHVDAAVAFAVSKHNITAAS
- a CDS encoding PLP-dependent aminotransferase family protein; the protein is MKDFQYIALADQFEISINNGTYPVGAKLPSLRSIRQQLKISVGTILKAFTLLEDKGLVAGKERSGFIVLRTSVSSVSLPKQSENSTLAQKIAIGKVLQEVSFPDSENKSYVSFFNAVLHPDFLPFNALRRSLQQASRDLTGRHLQYEPAVGNSQLRTEIAQRSFLWQGNLSADDVVITNGALEAVNLCLRAVAKAGDTVLVQSPIYHGILQTIESLDLKIIEFSGCPLTGINIQELEEICSKQRISACLLISNFNNPNGITLNDEKKSAIAAFAEKMEIPVIEDDIYGDLHFQTQRPTTIKSYDHHGWVMLCSSFSKSAAPGYRIGWCAAGRFTEQVIKLKTVTNVATASIVQSSLLQLLKTGAYDRHLRKLRPELHRLMLLTIQAIEKYFPTDIRMSRPEGGLVVWIELPAHIDVFELQKKAIDQFVNFAPGPLFSNSGDYRNYIRISCNNVWNDKVENALKRLGDIIKSM